One part of the Rothia sp. ZJ932 genome encodes these proteins:
- the secG gene encoding preprotein translocase subunit SecG — MEILKTILMVIIAISSILTILLVLLNRGKGGGLSDMFGGGMTTSLNSSGMASKNLVRLTVTAILVWVFAIIAYGLVLRFAPVM, encoded by the coding sequence GTGGAGATTCTTAAGACCATTTTGATGGTTATCATCGCGATTTCAAGTATTCTCACCATTTTGCTGGTGTTGCTTAACCGCGGTAAAGGCGGTGGTCTTTCAGATATGTTCGGTGGCGGCATGACCACCTCCTTGAACTCATCAGGTATGGCGTCTAAGAACCTTGTCCGTTTGACCGTCACCGCAATTTTGGTGTGGGTCTTTGCGATTATTGCCTACGGTCTGGTGTTGCGTTTTGCGCCCGTCATGTAA
- the pgk gene encoding phosphoglycerate kinase — protein MAHSLDELLAEGVEGRYVLVRSDLNVPLDGETVTDDGRVKASLPVLTKLAKAGARVIVTAHLGRPKGQVDPKYSIAPAAARLSELADFSVITATDLVGEDAQAKAESLQNGEVLVVENVRYDARETSKDDAERGEFADELVALTGENGAYVNDAFGAVHRKHASVYDVAKRLPSYLGDLVKTEVDVLKKTINDPERPFVVVMGGAKVSDKLAVIDNLIGKADTILVGGGMGYTFAYAKGYEVGQSLLEKDQVETVNRYMAEAQEKGTEILIASDIVWGDDFSADANTEIRPIEDLTGGELGEKAEGLDIGPATRKTFDAKLKEAKTIFWNGPMGVFEIAPFAEGTRSVAQSIKESDGFSIIGGGDSAAAVRKLGFEDSDFGHISTGGGASLEYIEGKTLPGIDVLGA, from the coding sequence ATGGCACATTCACTTGATGAGCTTTTGGCAGAAGGCGTTGAAGGTCGCTACGTACTGGTACGCTCAGATCTCAACGTTCCCCTCGACGGCGAAACTGTCACCGACGACGGTCGCGTTAAAGCTTCACTGCCTGTTTTGACCAAGCTGGCTAAGGCTGGTGCGCGCGTCATCGTGACCGCTCACCTGGGTCGCCCCAAGGGTCAGGTTGATCCCAAGTACTCAATCGCCCCTGCTGCTGCCCGCCTGTCAGAACTGGCTGACTTCTCCGTTATCACCGCAACTGACCTTGTGGGCGAAGACGCTCAGGCTAAGGCTGAATCACTGCAGAACGGTGAAGTTCTCGTTGTAGAGAACGTTCGTTACGATGCACGCGAAACCTCAAAGGATGACGCTGAGCGCGGCGAGTTCGCTGATGAGCTGGTGGCGCTGACCGGTGAAAACGGTGCATACGTCAACGACGCTTTCGGCGCTGTTCACCGCAAGCACGCATCCGTTTACGATGTAGCGAAACGTCTGCCCTCATACCTGGGTGATTTGGTGAAGACCGAAGTTGATGTTCTGAAGAAGACCATCAATGACCCCGAGCGTCCTTTCGTTGTTGTGATGGGTGGCGCTAAGGTCTCAGACAAGCTAGCAGTTATCGACAACCTTATCGGTAAGGCTGACACCATCTTGGTCGGTGGCGGCATGGGTTACACCTTCGCCTACGCTAAGGGCTACGAGGTTGGCCAGTCACTGCTTGAAAAGGATCAGGTAGAGACCGTTAACCGTTACATGGCTGAAGCCCAGGAAAAGGGCACCGAGATCCTTATCGCCTCAGATATTGTTTGGGGCGACGACTTTTCAGCCGACGCTAACACCGAGATTCGCCCTATTGAAGATTTGACCGGTGGCGAGTTGGGCGAAAAGGCTGAAGGCCTTGACATCGGCCCTGCTACCCGCAAGACTTTCGATGCCAAGCTCAAAGAAGCAAAGACCATTTTCTGGAACGGTCCCATGGGTGTTTTCGAAATCGCTCCTTTTGCTGAAGGCACCCGCTCGGTTGCTCAGTCCATCAAGGAATCTGACGGTTTCTCCATCATCGGTGGCGGCGACTCAGCTGCGGCAGTACGTAAGCTCGGTTTTGAAGATTCAGACTTCGGTCATATCTCAACCGGTGGCGGTGCGTCCCTCGAATACATCGAAGGTAAAACCCTGCCCGGTATTGACGTACTCGGCGCCTAA
- the uvrC gene encoding excinuclease ABC subunit UvrC yields MANPEDYRPATGEIPTQPGVYRFRDEFGRIIYVGKAKNLRNRLNSYFAQVKSLSPKTYAMVHTAASVEWTIVGSELESLQLEYTWIKEYKPRFNIAFRDDKSYPYLAITLKDRYPRAMVMRGEKKKGVRYFGPYSQAWAIRETLDALLRVFPVRTCTNGVFNRAERSGRPCLLGYIDKCSAPCIEKISREDHQQLAQDLAKFMAGGAEKFIAHLKDEMKSAAAEFDFEKAARLRDDIGALEKAFERNAVVLADSVDADVFAYDQDDLEAAVQVFFVRGGRIRGQRGWIVEKTEDSTDAELIEQLLQQVYGEVAASVAAGNTDEERAHQQHEIPQQILVPALPENKEQLEQWLGGVRGAKVSISVPQRGEKVELMHTVAENAKHSLSLHKTRRAGDLTTRSASLVELQESLELPDPLMRIECYDISHVQGTHVVASMVVFEDGLPKKSDYRKFSITGDAARDDTASMYDVIHRRFKRYLQDARERQQAPRASGEVSLEYADAKEPVKFAYPPNLVVVDGGQPQVAAAQAALSDLGITDIYVVGIAKRLEELWLLDDDFPVILPRTSPALYLVQRIRDEAHRFAITFHRSKRGKAMLASSLDGVSGLGPAKREQLVNHFGSYKQLSQASEEQLLEVSGIGPSMAAKILAHFAQETAEDDSSATAGGNGDASSHRKVSARGVNLTTGEVL; encoded by the coding sequence ATGGCGAATCCCGAAGACTACCGCCCGGCAACGGGAGAGATTCCGACGCAACCGGGTGTGTACCGTTTTCGCGATGAGTTTGGGCGCATTATCTACGTGGGTAAAGCCAAAAACTTGCGCAACCGCCTGAACTCTTATTTTGCCCAGGTCAAGTCCCTCAGCCCTAAAACGTACGCTATGGTACACACTGCTGCCTCAGTGGAGTGGACGATTGTGGGCAGCGAGCTGGAATCTCTGCAGCTTGAGTACACCTGGATTAAGGAGTATAAGCCCCGCTTTAACATTGCTTTCCGCGATGATAAGTCTTACCCCTACCTAGCGATTACCCTCAAAGACCGCTACCCGCGGGCGATGGTGATGCGCGGTGAGAAGAAGAAAGGCGTGCGCTATTTCGGCCCCTACTCGCAGGCGTGGGCGATTCGTGAAACCCTAGATGCTTTGCTGAGGGTTTTCCCGGTGCGAACCTGCACCAACGGGGTCTTTAACCGGGCTGAACGTAGCGGTCGTCCTTGCCTTTTGGGGTATATCGATAAGTGTTCAGCGCCCTGCATTGAGAAGATTTCCCGTGAAGATCATCAGCAGCTGGCTCAAGACTTAGCGAAGTTTATGGCGGGTGGGGCTGAGAAGTTCATTGCTCACCTCAAAGACGAAATGAAGAGTGCTGCCGCTGAGTTCGATTTTGAGAAAGCGGCGCGTCTTCGTGATGATATTGGAGCTCTTGAAAAGGCTTTTGAACGCAATGCGGTGGTGCTGGCTGATTCAGTGGACGCTGATGTTTTTGCCTATGACCAAGATGATTTAGAGGCCGCTGTTCAGGTTTTCTTTGTGCGCGGTGGTCGTATTCGCGGTCAGCGCGGCTGGATTGTTGAGAAGACTGAGGATTCTACGGACGCGGAGCTGATTGAGCAGCTGCTTCAACAGGTCTACGGTGAAGTAGCGGCGTCGGTCGCTGCCGGTAACACCGATGAGGAGCGTGCCCATCAGCAGCACGAGATTCCGCAGCAGATTTTGGTTCCTGCTCTGCCTGAAAACAAGGAGCAGTTGGAGCAGTGGCTGGGTGGTGTGCGCGGGGCGAAGGTCAGCATTTCTGTTCCTCAGCGCGGTGAAAAGGTTGAACTTATGCACACAGTGGCTGAGAACGCCAAGCATTCGCTAAGCCTGCACAAGACCCGCCGCGCTGGTGATTTGACTACTCGCAGCGCGTCCTTAGTCGAGTTGCAAGAAAGCCTTGAGCTGCCAGATCCACTGATGCGCATCGAGTGTTACGATATTTCGCACGTTCAGGGTACCCACGTGGTCGCGTCCATGGTGGTTTTCGAAGACGGGTTGCCGAAGAAGAGTGACTACCGCAAGTTCTCCATTACCGGTGATGCTGCGCGAGATGATACTGCCAGTATGTACGACGTCATTCATCGCCGTTTCAAGCGTTATCTTCAGGACGCGCGTGAGCGGCAGCAAGCGCCGCGGGCAAGTGGCGAGGTCAGCCTTGAATATGCCGATGCTAAAGAACCGGTAAAGTTTGCTTACCCGCCGAATCTGGTGGTGGTTGATGGTGGTCAGCCTCAGGTTGCTGCTGCTCAGGCAGCTCTGAGTGATCTGGGTATTACCGATATTTATGTGGTGGGTATCGCCAAGCGCCTTGAAGAGCTGTGGTTACTTGATGATGATTTTCCGGTGATTTTGCCTCGTACTTCACCGGCGTTGTATTTGGTGCAGCGTATTCGAGATGAAGCGCACCGTTTTGCGATTACTTTTCATCGGTCTAAGCGTGGCAAGGCGATGTTAGCTTCAAGCCTTGATGGAGTGAGCGGGTTGGGCCCTGCAAAGCGGGAGCAGCTGGTCAATCATTTTGGTTCTTACAAGCAGTTATCTCAGGCGAGTGAGGAGCAGCTGTTGGAAGTGAGCGGAATTGGTCCTTCGATGGCTGCTAAGATTTTGGCTCATTTTGCTCAGGAAACAGCGGAAGATGATTCTTCGGCAACGGCAGGCGGTAACGGGGATGCGAGTTCTCACCGTAAGGTATCGGCTCGTGGCGTTAACTTAACAACGGGGGAAGTTCTCTAA
- a CDS encoding 1-acyl-sn-glycerol-3-phosphate acyltransferase, producing the protein MIQKTVSGLSRTVFRARITGLENFPAEGPVIVASNHLAFLDSIFISALMPRRVAFLAKSEYINSPGYKGKAMKAMFEAIDIIPVNRSDRKEATKALEKALEVLNEDRVFGIYPEGTRSRDGYLYKGKIGVAWLAHMTGAPVVPIGLIGTDKLQKPGSNKIYPHRFTVRVGKPLYFEKTGERMTGKQRKETTAAIMDEIAALSGQARKDVYNVSPSAERDGGVS; encoded by the coding sequence ATGATTCAGAAAACCGTGAGCGGCCTTTCCCGCACTGTTTTTCGTGCCCGCATCACGGGTCTGGAGAACTTCCCCGCTGAGGGGCCCGTCATTGTGGCATCTAACCATTTGGCGTTTCTGGATTCTATCTTTATTTCGGCTCTCATGCCCCGACGCGTAGCTTTCTTGGCAAAGAGCGAGTATATCAATAGCCCAGGTTACAAGGGCAAAGCGATGAAAGCCATGTTCGAGGCAATTGACATCATTCCCGTCAACCGTTCGGACCGTAAAGAAGCTACCAAAGCCCTCGAAAAGGCTCTTGAGGTTTTGAATGAGGACCGCGTATTTGGCATCTACCCTGAAGGTACTCGTTCTCGTGATGGCTACTTGTATAAGGGCAAGATCGGTGTTGCTTGGCTGGCTCACATGACCGGAGCCCCGGTTGTTCCCATCGGTTTGATTGGTACCGACAAGCTGCAGAAGCCCGGTTCCAACAAAATTTACCCCCACCGTTTTACCGTTCGTGTGGGTAAACCTTTGTACTTTGAGAAGACGGGGGAGCGAATGACCGGTAAGCAGCGTAAAGAGACTACAGCAGCGATCATGGACGAGATTGCGGCGCTTTCGGGTCAAGCTCGTAAAGATGTTTATAACGTCTCACCCTCAGCTGAACGAGACGGCGGCGTAAGCTAA
- the whiA gene encoding DNA-binding protein WhiA gives MALTASVKEELARYDATKSSARRAEVSTILRFVSGLHLVSGRIVIEAEVDLESTAVRLQQNIVDLYGHEAEITAVTGGGLRRGGRYIVRVDHGGESLARQTGLLDGRGRPVRGLPPAVVNGSVEDASAVMRGAFLAHGSLTEPGRSSALEFTCPGPEAALALVGAARRLEVMAKAREVRGVDRVVVRDGETISVLLERMGAHHALENWRERRQRKEVRATANRLANFDDANLRRSAQAAVAAGARVERALEILGEQVPEHLRYAGELRAAHKQASLDELGRLADPPMTKDAIAGRIRRLLAMADKRAMELGIPGTEASVGHHL, from the coding sequence ATGGCTCTTACCGCATCGGTAAAGGAAGAGTTAGCTCGTTACGACGCTACGAAATCTTCGGCACGCAGAGCTGAGGTTTCTACAATTTTGCGTTTTGTGAGCGGTCTCCACTTAGTTTCTGGGCGTATTGTCATTGAGGCTGAGGTTGATCTTGAGTCAACTGCTGTGCGTTTGCAACAGAACATTGTTGATCTTTATGGTCATGAGGCTGAGATTACGGCGGTGACCGGTGGCGGTTTGCGTCGAGGTGGTCGCTATATTGTGCGTGTGGATCACGGGGGCGAGTCGCTGGCTCGTCAGACTGGTTTGTTGGACGGACGCGGTCGCCCGGTGCGCGGTTTGCCACCTGCTGTTGTTAACGGTTCTGTTGAGGACGCTTCTGCTGTGATGCGTGGGGCATTTTTGGCGCACGGTTCTTTGACCGAGCCGGGGCGTTCGTCCGCCCTTGAATTTACCTGCCCCGGTCCTGAAGCTGCTTTGGCTCTGGTGGGCGCGGCACGCCGCTTGGAGGTTATGGCTAAGGCACGCGAGGTGCGCGGTGTTGATCGCGTCGTGGTGCGCGATGGTGAAACAATTAGTGTGCTGTTGGAACGCATGGGTGCTCATCACGCCCTTGAGAATTGGCGCGAGCGCCGCCAGCGCAAAGAGGTGCGGGCAACCGCCAACCGTTTGGCTAACTTCGATGACGCTAACCTGCGTCGTTCAGCGCAGGCGGCGGTGGCTGCCGGTGCCCGCGTGGAGCGCGCTCTTGAGATTTTGGGGGAGCAGGTGCCAGAACATCTGCGTTATGCGGGCGAGTTGCGCGCAGCCCACAAGCAGGCGTCCCTGGATGAACTGGGGCGTTTGGCTGATCCGCCTATGACGAAGGACGCGATCGCTGGGCGCATCCGCCGTCTGCTGGCGATGGCTGACAAGCGTGCGATGGAACTGGGTATTCCCGGTACTGAGGCGAGTGTAGGGCACCACCTCTAA
- the rapZ gene encoding RNase adapter RapZ, which produces MEAVKDLKPQILVITGISGSGRSTAANTLEDEGWYVVDNMPPQMLKPLAEVVAHAPEALPKLALGIDVRSMQLDEDIAGAIERLRTENIDLTLLFMDASDKDIIARYEAQRRPHPLQGEGRIMDGITKERALFEDLKMKADTVIDTSGKNVHQLAHTIREMFNHQGPKLLNLTLTSFGFKYGAPVDANMMVDMRFIPNPHWVPELRAQTGQDVAVRDYVFSNPGTEEFVSRFVETLRPVLDGYRREGKHYATIAIGCTGGKHRSVAVTEELAKRLRTLGTINVNVQHRDMGRE; this is translated from the coding sequence ATGGAAGCTGTTAAAGATCTCAAACCTCAAATTCTTGTCATCACCGGTATTTCGGGTTCCGGGCGCAGCACTGCGGCTAATACTCTCGAAGATGAGGGTTGGTACGTTGTTGATAATATGCCCCCGCAGATGCTCAAGCCGCTGGCGGAGGTGGTGGCTCACGCCCCGGAGGCTCTGCCGAAGTTGGCTTTGGGTATTGACGTACGTTCTATGCAGCTGGATGAGGATATCGCCGGTGCTATTGAGCGTCTGCGCACTGAGAATATTGACCTGACCCTGCTCTTTATGGATGCTTCAGACAAAGACATTATTGCTCGTTATGAGGCGCAGCGTCGTCCGCATCCTTTGCAGGGTGAAGGGCGCATTATGGACGGTATCACTAAAGAACGTGCGCTTTTTGAAGACTTGAAGATGAAGGCTGATACGGTCATCGACACGTCGGGTAAGAACGTGCATCAGCTAGCGCACACTATTCGTGAGATGTTCAACCATCAGGGACCTAAGTTGCTGAATCTGACCTTGACTAGTTTCGGATTTAAATATGGTGCGCCGGTGGATGCAAACATGATGGTTGATATGCGCTTTATTCCTAACCCGCACTGGGTTCCGGAGTTGCGTGCGCAGACCGGTCAGGATGTTGCTGTGCGAGACTATGTGTTCAGTAATCCTGGTACTGAAGAGTTTGTATCGCGTTTTGTGGAGACTCTGCGCCCGGTGCTTGATGGCTACCGTCGTGAGGGTAAGCATTACGCCACTATTGCTATTGGGTGTACCGGCGGTAAGCACCGCAGTGTTGCGGTGACGGAGGAGCTCGCCAAGCGTCTGCGTACTCTGGGTACTATTAACGTGAATGTTCAGCATCGAGATATGGGTAGAGAATAA
- the gap gene encoding type I glyceraldehyde-3-phosphate dehydrogenase — protein MTVRVAINGFGRIGRSFFRAAQAHAEGFEIVALNDLTDNKTLAHLLKYDSVMGTLDSEVSFDDESITVDGKTIKVLAERDPANLPWKELDIDIVIESTGFFTDGTKAQAHRDAGAKKVIISAPGKNIDGTFVVGVNDDSYDSESMHIVSNASCTTNCLAPMAKVLNDAFGIEKGLMTTIHAYTSDQRLLDAPHSDLRRARAAALNMVPTSTGAAAAVGLVLPELKGKLDGFAVRVPTPTGSLTDLTFEASREVTVEEVNEAMQKAAEGDFKGLIKYSTDPIVSKDIEGEAVSTIFDAPLTKVIGNQVKVVAWYDNEFGYVSRLVLFTNKVAAAL, from the coding sequence GTGACTGTACGCGTAGCTATTAACGGTTTCGGCCGCATTGGTCGTTCATTCTTCCGCGCAGCTCAGGCTCACGCAGAAGGCTTTGAGATTGTTGCACTCAACGACCTCACCGACAACAAGACCCTTGCACACCTTTTGAAGTACGACTCAGTAATGGGCACTCTCGATTCAGAGGTTTCATTCGACGATGAGTCAATCACTGTAGATGGCAAGACCATCAAGGTTCTGGCTGAGCGCGACCCCGCTAACCTGCCTTGGAAGGAACTCGACATCGATATCGTTATCGAGTCAACCGGTTTCTTCACCGACGGTACCAAGGCTCAGGCTCACCGCGATGCAGGTGCGAAGAAGGTTATCATCTCAGCACCCGGTAAGAACATCGACGGCACCTTCGTTGTGGGTGTAAACGATGACAGCTACGATTCAGAGTCAATGCACATCGTTTCAAACGCATCATGCACCACCAACTGCTTGGCTCCCATGGCTAAGGTTCTCAACGATGCTTTCGGCATCGAAAAGGGTCTGATGACTACCATCCACGCATACACCTCAGACCAGCGTCTGCTCGATGCACCTCACTCAGACCTGCGCCGCGCACGTGCAGCAGCCCTGAACATGGTTCCCACCTCAACCGGTGCAGCAGCAGCAGTTGGCTTGGTTCTGCCCGAACTCAAGGGCAAGCTGGACGGCTTCGCTGTTCGCGTTCCCACCCCCACCGGTTCACTGACCGACCTCACCTTCGAGGCTTCACGCGAAGTAACCGTTGAAGAAGTCAACGAAGCAATGCAGAAGGCTGCTGAAGGCGACTTCAAGGGTCTGATTAAGTACTCAACCGACCCCATCGTGTCCAAGGACATCGAGGGTGAAGCTGTTTCAACCATCTTTGATGCACCTTTGACCAAGGTTATTGGCAACCAGGTTAAGGTTGTTGCATGGTACGACAACGAATTCGGTTACGTATCACGTCTGGTTCTGTTCACCAACAAGGTAGCAGCAGCCCTCTAA
- the tpiA gene encoding triose-phosphate isomerase, translated as MTRTPLIAGNWKMNMDHAEGVSLLQKLAWTLDDANFNYDNTEIAVFPPFTDIRSVQTLIEGDKLKIVYGAQDLSDQDSGAYTGDISGAFLNKLGATYVLVGHSERRTIHGESDATCAAKVQAAYRHNLVPVLCVGEGLEIREAGTHVDFTLEQLRGSIEGLTAEQAETLVIAYEPVWAIGTGKVATSGDAQELSAAIRAEIEQLYSADVAEKVRILYGGSVKAASAPEILAENDVDGVLVGGASLDAEEFANIARFDSK; from the coding sequence ATGACCCGTACTCCGCTCATTGCAGGCAACTGGAAGATGAACATGGACCACGCAGAAGGCGTCTCACTTCTGCAGAAGCTGGCATGGACTCTCGATGACGCTAACTTCAACTACGATAACACTGAAATTGCAGTATTCCCTCCCTTCACCGACATTCGCTCAGTACAGACCCTCATTGAGGGCGACAAACTGAAGATTGTCTACGGTGCACAGGATCTTTCCGACCAGGATTCAGGCGCCTATACTGGCGATATCTCAGGTGCATTCCTGAACAAGCTCGGTGCTACCTACGTTCTGGTGGGTCACTCAGAGCGTCGCACCATTCACGGTGAATCAGACGCTACTTGCGCCGCAAAGGTTCAGGCAGCATACCGTCACAACCTGGTACCCGTACTCTGCGTTGGTGAAGGTCTTGAGATTCGCGAAGCCGGAACCCATGTTGACTTCACCCTGGAGCAGCTGCGCGGCTCCATTGAAGGTTTGACTGCTGAACAGGCTGAAACCCTCGTAATCGCCTACGAACCCGTCTGGGCTATCGGCACCGGCAAGGTTGCGACCAGCGGTGACGCCCAGGAACTGAGCGCAGCGATTCGCGCTGAAATCGAGCAGCTTTACTCAGCAGACGTTGCTGAGAAGGTACGTATTCTCTACGGCGGTTCAGTCAAGGCAGCTTCAGCTCCCGAGATTCTTGCTGAAAACGATGTAGACGGCGTTCTCGTGGGCGGCGCGTCCTTAGACGCTGAAGAGTTCGCTAACATCGCGCGCTTCGACTCCAAGTAA
- the yvcK gene encoding uridine diphosphate-N-acetylglucosamine-binding protein YvcK — protein sequence MSVSSRIPQAREALGSAESGGFISTKVVALGGGHGLFASLAALKHVTNDLTAVVTVADDGGSSGVLRNELDVLPPGDLRMALSALCDDSEWGRTWSQVMQHRFHHQSTPENFSLENHALGNLLIVALWELLGDPVAGLDWAGALLNARGRVLPMSRQPLVISGVVAPNHNPQGHVTEISGQAQLAKSRYVRDVRLHPEGAEACEEALAAIDEAEWIILGPGSWMTSVLPHLLLPEIRKAISNSDARKCLVMNLELDSDETGEMSAEDHLAVLNRYAPEIRFDAIIADPAAVHDQVAFDEAAARWGATVQWSSVHQVNAAGVHDSLKLGAAYRDLFAG from the coding sequence ATGTCCGTCTCGTCCCGGATTCCTCAGGCGCGTGAGGCTTTGGGGTCAGCGGAGAGCGGTGGCTTCATCAGTACTAAAGTTGTTGCCTTGGGTGGTGGGCACGGTTTGTTCGCGTCTTTGGCTGCGCTCAAACACGTCACCAATGATTTGACGGCTGTTGTGACTGTTGCTGATGATGGTGGTTCTTCAGGAGTTCTGCGTAACGAACTTGATGTGTTACCACCGGGGGATTTGCGTATGGCGCTCTCGGCACTGTGCGATGACTCTGAGTGGGGTCGCACATGGTCGCAGGTCATGCAGCATCGTTTTCACCATCAGAGCACTCCCGAGAATTTCAGCCTGGAGAATCATGCCCTGGGTAATCTTCTGATTGTGGCTTTGTGGGAGCTTTTGGGCGACCCCGTGGCTGGTCTTGATTGGGCAGGGGCGCTGTTGAATGCTCGTGGACGCGTGTTACCGATGTCCCGTCAACCCTTGGTGATTTCTGGGGTGGTTGCTCCCAACCATAATCCTCAGGGGCATGTGACTGAGATTAGCGGGCAGGCACAGCTAGCGAAGTCCCGTTATGTACGCGATGTCAGATTGCACCCTGAGGGCGCTGAAGCATGTGAAGAGGCATTGGCTGCTATTGATGAGGCGGAGTGGATTATTCTGGGTCCCGGCTCGTGGATGACCTCGGTACTACCGCATCTCTTACTACCTGAGATTCGTAAAGCTATTAGTAATTCTGACGCTCGTAAGTGCCTGGTCATGAATTTAGAGCTCGATAGTGATGAGACCGGTGAGATGAGTGCTGAGGATCATCTTGCGGTGCTGAACCGTTATGCTCCTGAGATTCGCTTTGACGCAATCATCGCTGACCCTGCAGCTGTTCACGACCAGGTGGCATTTGATGAGGCAGCCGCCCGATGGGGTGCTACTGTGCAGTGGTCATCTGTTCATCAGGTCAATGCCGCCGGCGTTCACGATTCTCTCAAACTGGGTGCCGCTTACCGCGATTTATTTGCCGGGTGA